GTTTAGGTTGGTTAAGGTTAAAACCCTCGTTTCTACGAGGGTTTTCCTTTTTTTTCTGAAAACATCTTCTTAAATTTGGTCATAATATTTAATGTAAAATTTTATGACAACAAAATACAATCCCATTCCAAATGAATTATTCATAAAGAATAGAGCGAAATTTGTAAAAGCAATGAAACCTCATTCTCTTGCTATTTTCAATTCAAATGATATTTATCCCATCTCATCCGATTCTACTTTACCATTTGCACAGCACCGTGATATATTTTATTTGTCGGGCGTAGATCAAGAAGAATCTGTTTTATTGATTTTTCCTGATGCTTATGATCCAAAATATAGAGAAGTATTATTTGTTCGTGAAACAAATGACCATATTGCTGTTTGGGAAGGAGAAAAATTATCAAAAGCTCAAGCTACAGAAGTATCTGGTGTGAAAACAGTACTTTGGCTACAAGATTTACCAAATGTTTTACGCAAATTAATGGTTGAAGCAGAGAATGTTTATGTTAATAAAAATGAACATTACCGTGTGACAGAAGCTCCGCAAGTAGAAACTCGTGAAGATCGTTTTGTGAAGCAATTACAAGCAGACTATCCTGGGCACACTTATTTGCGCTCTAATCCTATTTTGCAACGTTTGCGTTCGGTTAAAGAACAAGAAGAAATTCAATTGATTCAACATGCATGTGATATTACAGAAAAAGGATTTCGTCGAGTATTAAATTTTGTAAAACCAGGTGTTTGGGAATATGAAATAGAAGCAGAGTTTGTACATGAATTTATTCGTAATCGTTCAAAAGGTTTTGCTTACACACCAATTATTGCGTCTGGTAATAATGCGAATGTTTTGCATTATATTCAAAATAATCATGAATGTAAAGATGGTGATTTGATTTTGTTTGACGTTGCAGCAGAATATGCAAATTACTCATCTGATATGTCGCGTACAATCCCAGTTAATGGAAAATATACAAAACGCCAAAGAGAAGTATATGATGCCGTTTTACGTTGTAAAAAAGAAGCAGAAAACTTATTGGTTGCAGGAAATAATTGGTACAAATATCACGAAGAGTTAGGTAAAGTTTATACATCTGAATTGTTAGGATTAGGTTTATTAGATAAAGCTGATGTTCAGAACGAAGATCCAAATTGGCCAGCTTACAAAAAATATATGATGCACGGTACATCTCATCACATGGGATTGGATACGCATGATTATGGTTTATTGACTGATGATTTTGTTGCTGGAATGGTATTTACAAACGAACCAGGATTCTATATTCCTGCCGAAGGTTTTGGAATTCGTTTAGAAGATGATTACGTTATTCAAAAAGAAGGAAATCCGTTCAATTTGATGCAGAATATTCCATTAGAAGCAGAAGAAATCGAAGATTTAATGAATAAATAATATTTGATTCAATAGATAAAAAAAAGGAACTCAATTGAGTTCCTTTTTTTATTGTAATATTAATTTTTAATCATTTTCTGGTGCCTCATGTGAGGGGATGTCATCTAAATCCAACATTTCTTTGGCCAAAGCGATCATTCGAGGTGTTCCTGTATGTTTATTTTTTTCGTCAGAAAGTTTAACAACACCAGTCCATTTAATATCAATCGAAGAAATTTCTGTTAATTTCATTACGATATTCATTGGACGAAGATTGGTGTCATTTGTTAAATTTGTACCAATACCAAACGATAACCCAATACGATCTTTAAATGCTTTTGTAATTACTTCTACTTTTTCAGAATTTAATCCATCTGAGAAAATTATAGTTTTGAATAATGGATTAATTCCCATTTTTTCATAGTGAGCAATTGTTTTTTCGCCAAATTCTATTGGATCTCCAGAGTCGTGACGAACACCATCAAATAATTTCGATAATTTTTTGTCAAATTGTCCAAAGAAAATATCTGAAGTATAGGTGTCAGTTAAAGCAATTCCTAAATCACCATAATATACTTTCACCCAGCGGTCTAAACTAATCGAATTGGCAATTTTGAACCCGTATCGAGCACCATGAAACATAAACCATTCGTGCGCATGTGTTCCAATTGGTTTTACGCCATATTTGTGTGCAAAGTGAACGTTAGATGTTCCAACAAAACTTTTTCCTTTGTGATTAGTAAGCTCTTTCATGACAATATCGTGTACTTCGTAACTGTGACGACGACGTGTTCCGAACTCTGCAACTGTCACACCAAGACGATTGTATAAATCGACTTTATCGCTTGTTCGTTTTGTTATTTCTTCGTTTGAGATGCGTTGAGCGTTGGTTAATTTGTAAAAAATTTCACTAATTAGACAAAGAATAGGAACTTCCCATAAAATTGTTCGGTACCAATATCCTTCAACAAGAACTTCAACATCTGATCCGTTTTGAGAGATTTTAACTTCTGCAGGATCATAACGATATCCTTGTAAAAAGTCTAAATAAGCAGGGCTTAGATAGGGACAATTTGTAGAAAAGAATTCTTTTTCATCTTTTGTAAGTGCTAACGAAGCCATTGCATTGATTTCATTTTGTAATTCTTCTGCAAAACCATTTGGAAATTCATGTTCACCTCGGTTGATAAATTTATAACGAGCCATTACATCTGGATACAATTTTGTAACCCCAAATTGCATGGTGAATTTATAGAAGTCATTGTCTATAATGGATTTTATTATACTCATTTCTTAGGTTTAAATTCTAACAATTTTTTTAAAATTAAAGATAAAAAAAAACCATCAATGAGGATGGTTTTTGAAAGAATATCTTATTAATAGAAGATTATTTTTTTGTTCTTTTTTCGATTTTTGGTAATTCAAAATTGAAGATAAAAGAGCGATCTCTGTTCCCAGAATACTCAGATAATCCTGTTCCTGAAATGTAATACTTGTTTCGAGCATACGCTAATCTTGAAGGTAAAATAATTACACCTTGAAAGTTATATAAATCGTTCACAGAACGTTCTGTTGTTTTGAAATGTTTTAAACCTTCTACAAAATTTTTCAATTCTAAATGTTCTCTTTTCACTCCGTTTTCAGTTTCTATTTCAGTTGGTGTGAAATAATAAAAAGTAGGGTCTTGTATTGCAGAACCGTCTCCTGAATTAGGCGTTCCAGAGGTAGAAACAGAACCATATTTTCTTTTATAATCAGTGCTGTTAGTTGCTAAAAAAGTACCTATTTCGTAGGAAATATAAATAGAAGTACTGTCATTAGAAATTATAGTTTCTCCAGTTCCTTTATGATTTGGGTTTTCGGCATACCAAATACCTAAGTTATCTTGTTTTGCAAGTGTTTTTAAAGCTGGATATGCATCGTCATCATTACCTTTTATTGTATCAAATTTTGTAAGTTTACCAGTCTTAGGGCTGAAGTAAAAATCTTCTAAATATTGTTGAATAGCTTCATCATCTAAAGCATTACGTTCTTCAACAGGAATTTTTGTTTCTTTATCTACACCACTATCATCATCATTATTACATCCTACTAAAACAGCAGAACAAGCAATTAAAGTAACGAAGAATTTCTTTATCATGTTATTTCGATTTATATTGCGAATTTAGAAAAAATATTAGTTTATCCTATTAAATATTAAGTTTTAAATGAGATTAGATAAATTTCTTTGGAGTGTTAGGTATTATAAAACAAGATCTTTAGCCGCTGATGCAGTAAAAAAGAATCGTGTGAAAGTAAATGGAGTTGTAGCAAAAGCGTCAAGAGAGATTGTCGCAGGAGATGCAATAGAGGTTAGAAAAGACCAAA
This portion of the Empedobacter stercoris genome encodes:
- the pncB gene encoding nicotinate phosphoribosyltransferase, which gives rise to MSIIKSIIDNDFYKFTMQFGVTKLYPDVMARYKFINRGEHEFPNGFAEELQNEINAMASLALTKDEKEFFSTNCPYLSPAYLDFLQGYRYDPAEVKISQNGSDVEVLVEGYWYRTILWEVPILCLISEIFYKLTNAQRISNEEITKRTSDKVDLYNRLGVTVAEFGTRRRHSYEVHDIVMKELTNHKGKSFVGTSNVHFAHKYGVKPIGTHAHEWFMFHGARYGFKIANSISLDRWVKVYYGDLGIALTDTYTSDIFFGQFDKKLSKLFDGVRHDSGDPIEFGEKTIAHYEKMGINPLFKTIIFSDGLNSEKVEVITKAFKDRIGLSFGIGTNLTNDTNLRPMNIVMKLTEISSIDIKWTGVVKLSDEKNKHTGTPRMIALAKEMLDLDDIPSHEAPEND
- a CDS encoding aminopeptidase P family protein, producing MTTKYNPIPNELFIKNRAKFVKAMKPHSLAIFNSNDIYPISSDSTLPFAQHRDIFYLSGVDQEESVLLIFPDAYDPKYREVLFVRETNDHIAVWEGEKLSKAQATEVSGVKTVLWLQDLPNVLRKLMVEAENVYVNKNEHYRVTEAPQVETREDRFVKQLQADYPGHTYLRSNPILQRLRSVKEQEEIQLIQHACDITEKGFRRVLNFVKPGVWEYEIEAEFVHEFIRNRSKGFAYTPIIASGNNANVLHYIQNNHECKDGDLILFDVAAEYANYSSDMSRTIPVNGKYTKRQREVYDAVLRCKKEAENLLVAGNNWYKYHEELGKVYTSELLGLGLLDKADVQNEDPNWPAYKKYMMHGTSHHMGLDTHDYGLLTDDFVAGMVFTNEPGFYIPAEGFGIRLEDDYVIQKEGNPFNLMQNIPLEAEEIEDLMNK